Within Gemmatimonadota bacterium, the genomic segment CCGTGATCTGGCACCAGGGCACTTCCTTCGTGCGGCCGGGCCCGCTCAAGTGGGCCAATCCGATACAACTGGAGGACATCGCGGTGGCCTGCCCGGACCTCCGGATGATGATCGCCCACATGGGGCATCCGTGGGAGGACGAATGCGTGGTGCTGATCCGGAAGCATCCGAATCTCTACGCGGACATATCGGCCCTGCACTACCGTCCGCTTCGCCATTACATGGCTTTCATGTCCGCCCTGGAGTACGGCGTGGAGCACAAGCTGATCTTCGGTTCCGACTTTCCCTCCGCCACGCCGGCGCAGGTCATAGCCGGCCAGTGGAAGGTAAACGACGTCGTACGGAATACGTCCCTGCCCGTATTTCCGGAAGAGGCCATCCACAACATGATCTATGAAAACTGGAAACCGTTTCTCGGGGAGCCATAAAAAAACAGGGGCGACCTGATTGGCCGCCCCTGCCTGTAACGTTACGGGTGATGCGGGGAAAACCTACTGGCGCTTCAACTCCACGCGCCGGTTCTGCGCCAGGGCGCTCTCGTCGCTGCCCATGACCGCCTGCCGCTCTTCACCCAAACTGACGGTTTCGATGCGGTCTTCCGCCACGCCGGCATTCACGAGGTACGCCTTGACCGCCTGTGCGCGCCGTTCACCCAGCGCCAGGTTGTATTCGATCGTGCCCCGTACATCGGTGTGGCCCTCGACCACCACCCTGTCTTCGGGCTGGTATTCTTGCAGCTTGCGGACGTTTTCGTCCATGACCGAACGCTGGTCCTCCCGGACGTCCGACCGGTCGTAATTGAAGTAGATGGTGGCCAGGGACATCATCTCCTGGTGCAGGGCTTCGGCCTCGGCGGCCCTTCGGGCTTCCTCTTCGGCCATGCGCCGGGCTTCCGCCTCGACCGCCAGACGGGCTTCCTCCTCGGCTATGCGCCGGGCTTCCGCCTCGGCCGCCAGGCGGGCTTCCTCTTCAGCTTGTACTGCCCTGATCGAATCCGCGATCGCCTGTTGACGCGCCGCCTCCATCGCGGCCAGTTCCTCCGCGGAAGGTCCCCGGGTAACGGCGCAGCAGGCGCCCATCCACACGGGCGCGGCAACCAGCACACAGAGCGCCAGGGCCGATGCCGTATTGCTCCATCGCTTCATGCAGAACTCCTTTCCCACTAAGTTGGCGTTTCTTCCAGTATTTATCCGGAGGGTCTGGCCCTTTTCCGCTTAACATCTGTTCCATCCTGAGCGGAAAAGTATATGTATTTCTGCTCCATCTTTCAATGTTTTTTTACAATACGCCGGTCTGTCCCATGCATCCACGTGACTTATTAAAACGGGAAACTGTTTCCCGGGGACAGACGAAAAAGGGGCGACCATAGGGCCGCCCCAGTCCTGCTTCGGTACGGGTGAAACCTATAACGCTTACTTGCGCTTCAACTCGGCGCGCCGGTTCTGCGACCAGGCGCTTTCGTCGCCGCCCATGACCGCCGGCTGCTCTTCACCGTAACTTACGGTCTCGATGCGGCCATCCTCCACGCCGGCATCCGTGAGGTACGTCTTGACCGCCTGGGCACGCTGCTCTCCCAGCGCCAGGTTGTATTCGATCGTACCCCGTTCATCGCAGTGGCCCTCGACCACCACCATGTCTTCGGGCTGGTACTCCCGCAATTTGCGGGCGTTCTCGTCCAGGGCCGAACGCTGGTCTTCCCGGATGTTCGACATGTCGTAATCGAAGTAGATGGTGGACAGGGACATCATCTCCTGGTGCCGGGCTTCGGCAGCCCTGCGGGCTTCCTCTTCGGCCGCGAGACGGGCTGCTTCCTCGGCCGCGAGACGGGCTTCTTCCTCGGCCATGCGCCGGGCTTCTTCCTCGGCCGCGAGACGGGCTTCCTCTTCAGCGCGTACCGCTCTGAGTGAATCCGCTATGGCCTGTTGACGCGCGGCTTCCATCGCGGCCAGTTCCTCCGCGGAAGGGCCCCTGGCACAAGCGGCACCCATCCACGCGGGAGCGGTGACCATCACACAGAGCGCCAGGATCGAATACGTGCTACGCCATCTTTTCATTACAGCACTCCTTTCACATGGGTGCGTTACTCATCCATCACTGAGTGACAGGTATATGGACACATGCTCGACTTCACCGTATTTTTGCGATGCGTGGATCAAACGGCACATCCACAGTTAAAATCCCCATTTGTTTGTGAAAGTAAAGCGAAAAGTCCGTCCTTCTCAGTCTTCCGGCATCAGATCCAGTCTCATCCTCGCGAGCTGGGCCTCCTCCGCATCGGGAAATTCACCGATTACCCGTTCCAGGTAGGACCGCGCCTCGGACGGTTCCTTCCGGGCCACCTTGATGAAGGCGATTTTCAACAGGGTGGCCGGCACCTTGTTCCCATCCGGATACGTGTCCAACAGCATCTCGTAGGCATCGAGCGCCTGGGTGTACAGGCTCTGGGTATAGTAGCTGTCGCCGATATAGAACTGCGCGTCGTCGGCCAGGTCCGAATCCGGGAAGTACTCGATGTACTGGGTAAACTGCCGGACCGCCACGTCGTAGCTGCCCCGCTGGTAATCCCTCAGCGCCAGGTCGTACAGTTCGCCCGGATCGTAGGACATGTTTTGTGCCGCGGACGTATCCGGACTCGCCGGCGCGCTCAGCTGGACCTGAAGGCTCTCCAGCCTGCGCACCAGGGCCGAAAACTGGCGGTCGCTTTCCGTGATGCGCGTGGTAAGGATCTGCAACTGGCTTTCGAGGGCGCCGACCCGCTGCCCCATATCCGCCCGCATGCGCAGCAACTCGTCCATCTGGTCCCGTACGAGGGCTTCCAGCCGCACGATGTCCACTTTCAGGGAGTCTATGTCCGCCTGAAGGGCGACCTCCTCGCGCAAGACCTGCATCTGTGCCCGCAGATGCGTCGTGTCGTTCTTCAGGTTGGTCAGGTCGGACTGGACGCCGCATGCGCCGGTAACGACCAGGACGAAAATTGCCGGCAGCAGGCACCGGCCTGGGGGTTTCAGGAACCTTTCCTTCATTTACGCTCGATCCGCTTCGATTTCATTCGGGCCTGGGTCCCCAGCCGGGTTGCCGGTTGTTGCCCTCCGTGATGACGGGATGGACGTCGGTTCCGTTCCAGGACATCCGGTAGATTTGGTACACACCGCTGCGGGCGCGGTCGGAACTGAAGAGAATATGCAGTCCGTCCGGGGACCAGGTCGGGTTCACGTTGTCTCCTTCCGGTCCGCGGACGCCCGTGAGTTTCACCAGGTTGCTGCCGTTGACGTCGCAGGTGTAGATATTGAATACCCGCCGGGATCCTCCCCGCCTCCCCTGCGCCAGATCACCGCCCACGAAGGCGATGCGGTCGCCCCGCGGGGACCACGCCGGCGATCCGTTGTAACCGCCCTCGAAGGTGATGCGATGATCGTTCGAGCCATCTATATTTATAACGTACAGG encodes:
- a CDS encoding OmpA family protein, giving the protein MKRWSNTASALALCVLVAAPVWMGACCAVTRGPSAEELAAMEAARQQAIADSIRAVQAEEEARLAAEAEARRIAEEEARLAVEAEARRMAEEEARRAAEAEALHQEMMSLATIYFNYDRSDVREDQRSVMDENVRKLQEYQPEDRVVVEGHTDVRGTIEYNLALGERRAQAVKAYLVNAGVAEDRIETVSLGEERQAVMGSDESALAQNRRVELKRQ
- the ybgF gene encoding tol-pal system protein YbgF, with the translated sequence MKERFLKPPGRCLLPAIFVLVVTGACGVQSDLTNLKNDTTHLRAQMQVLREEVALQADIDSLKVDIVRLEALVRDQMDELLRMRADMGQRVGALESQLQILTTRITESDRQFSALVRRLESLQVQLSAPASPDTSAAQNMSYDPGELYDLALRDYQRGSYDVAVRQFTQYIEYFPDSDLADDAQFYIGDSYYTQSLYTQALDAYEMLLDTYPDGNKVPATLLKIAFIKVARKEPSEARSYLERVIGEFPDAEEAQLARMRLDLMPED
- the pal gene encoding peptidoglycan-associated lipoprotein Pal: MKRWRSTYSILALCVMVTAPAWMGAACARGPSAEELAAMEAARQQAIADSLRAVRAEEEARLAAEEEARRMAEEEARLAAEEAARLAAEEEARRAAEARHQEMMSLSTIYFDYDMSNIREDQRSALDENARKLREYQPEDMVVVEGHCDERGTIEYNLALGEQRAQAVKTYLTDAGVEDGRIETVSYGEEQPAVMGGDESAWSQNRRAELKRK